One genomic window of Nicotiana sylvestris chromosome 10, ASM39365v2, whole genome shotgun sequence includes the following:
- the LOC104223928 gene encoding inorganic pyrophosphatase TTM2-like, with protein sequence MAKDNGNAESNHRRAGLLKDQVRLVKRKNCDRYEIVSIPDNLSFEKGFFVVIRACQLLVQKNEGLIIIGVAGPSGAGKTVFTEKILSFMPSVAVISMDNYNDASRIVDGNFDDPRLTDYDTLLKNINDLKAGKPAEVPIYDFKSSSRVGYRTLEVPSSRILIIEGIYALSEKLRPLLDLRVSVTGGVHFDLVKRVLRDIQRAGQEPSEIIHQISETVYPMYKAFIEPDLKTAHIKIINKFNPFTGFQSPTYILKSSRNVNVDQIKSALSEEHTESTEETYDIYLLPPGEDPETCQSYLRMRNKDGKYSLMFEEWVTDSPFVISPRISFEVSVKLLGGLMALGYTIAAILKRSSHVFSDEKVCVKIDWLEQLNRHYVQVQGRDRVIVKSVADQLGLEGSYTPRTYIEQIQLEKLVNEVMALPDDLKTKLSLDEDLVSSPKEALSRASAERVAWRNKNFRGGLSHSYANHREKNLLKIDTDSRRFDDRNTDSATTLANQGAVTHLSEQISTLNDRMDDFTSRMEELNSKLSSKRASPSTQNLALQTEACNGSGPTSYFISGLENGSLTGSIMPNSSSSSLLIPKESTLMEELSNVARGQRQIIHQLDNLSNLLRDRLGEQSRQARKSKRRDITDIDSIRVPLIVTLAVGGLGFFLFKSLQNRN encoded by the exons ATGGCTAAAGATAATGGCAATGCTGAATCAAATCATCGAAGAGCTGGTCTCTTAAAGGACCAGGTTCGACTAGTTAAGAGAAAGAATTGTGATCGATATGAGATTGTCTCGATACCTGATAATTTGTCATTTGAGAAAGGATTCTTTGTTGTAATCCGTGCATGCCAATTGTTGGTTCAAAAGAATGAAGGATTGATAATAATTGGAGTAGCTGGTCCCTCCGGAGCTGGAAAGACTGTATTTACTGAGAAAATACTCAGCTTCATGCCAAGTGTTGCAGTTATCTCTATGGATAACTACAATGACGCTAGTCGAATAGTTGATGGCAACTTTGATG ATCCACGACTAACGGACTACGATACGCTGCTTAAAAACATCAATGATCTAAAGGCTGGGAAGCCGGCTGAGGTTCCAATATATGATTTCAAATCTAGCTCTCGTGTAGGCTACAG GACTCTTGAAGTACCTAGCTCCCGCATTTTGATTATTGAGGGTATCTATGCCTTGAGTGAAAAGTTGCGTCCTTTGTTGGACCTTCGCGTATCTGTGACAGGTGGAGTTCACTTTGATCTTGTAAAAAGGGTTTTACGTGATATACAACGTGCCGGGCAGGAGCCGTCAGAGATAATCCATCAAATATCTGAAACG GTTTATCCAATGTACAAGGCTTTTATTGAACCTGATCTCAAGACTGCACATATAAAAATTATCAACAAATTTAATCCGTTTACTGGATTTCAGAGTCCTACGTACATTCTAAAG TCTTCTAGGAATGTGAATGTAGATCAAATCAAGTCTGCCCTATCTGAAGAACACACTGAAAGTACGGAGGAAACTTACGACATATACCTTCTGCCACCTGGTGAAGATCCAGAGACTTGCCAATCATATCTGAGGATGCGAAATAAAGATGGAAAATACAGTCTCATGTTTGAG GAGTGGGTCACCGATTCTCCATTTGTTATATCCCCAAGAATCAGTTTTGAGGTCAGTGTGAAGCTTCTTGGTGGATTGATGGCTTTGGGATACACAATTGCGGCAATACTCAAAAGAAGCAGTCACGTATTTTCTGATGAAAAGGTCTGCGTGAAAATTGATTGGCTAGAACAACTGAACCGCCATTATGTTCAG GTGCAAGGAAGAGATCGTGTTATTGTAAAATCTGTTGCTGATCAACTGGGACTGGAGGGTTCATACACTCCACGAACATATATTGAGCAAATACAGCTAGAGAAGCTTGTGAATGAAGTTATG GCACTACCAGATGATTTGAAAACAAAGCTTAGCTTAGATGAAGATCTTGTCTCCAGCCCTAAAGAAGCTCTCTCTCGAGCCTCAGCAGAGAGAGTAGCATGGAGAAATAAGAATTTCAGAGG TGGATTGTCACATTCATACGCAAATCACAGGGAGAAAAATCTATTGAAGATAGATACTGATAGTCGAAGGTTTGATGACAGAAACACTGATTCAGCAACAACATTAGCAAACCAG GGAGCTGTTACACATTTATCGGAACAAATTTCTACCTTGAATGATCGGATGGATGACTTTACATCTAGAATGGAAGAACTTAATTCCAAGTTAAGCAGCAAAAGAGCTTCTCCGAGCACTCAAAATCTGGCTTTGCAAACTGAAGCTTGTAATGGATCCGGCCCAACTTCTTACTTCATTTCTGGTTTAGAAAATGGTTCCTTGACAGGATCCATTATGCCAAATTCCTCATCATCTTCTTTGCTAATTCCAAAGGAGTCCACACTGATGGAAGAG CTATCTAATGTTGCACGTGGACAACGTCAAATTATTCATCAGTTGGACAATCTTAGCAATCTTCTTCGCGACAGGCTAGGAGAACAATCACGGCAAGCAAGAAAAAGCAAGAGAAGAGATATTACCGATATTGATTCGATTAGAGTACCTCTGATTGTGACCTTAGCAGTTGGTGGATTGGGATTCTTTTTGTTTAAGAGCCTACAAAACAGAAACTGA